A stretch of Ipomoea triloba cultivar NCNSP0323 chromosome 11, ASM357664v1 DNA encodes these proteins:
- the LOC115996263 gene encoding photosystem II repair protein PSB27-H1, chloroplastic: MASPTLITPTTSTPKPLLPPIRSKLISATTSTATLPTRREFLSLAAGVLSPAILVAVPAARAASDEEYVKDTTEVIGKVRSTMAKNKGDPDIADAVAELREASNSWVAKYRREKALLGRVSFRDMYSALNAVSGHYISFGPTAPIPAKRKQRILEEMDTAEKALQRGR; the protein is encoded by the coding sequence ATGGCTTCCCCAACCCTAATCACCCCCACCACCTCCACCCCTAAACCCCTACTACCCCCCATCCGGTCCAAACTCATCTCCGCCACCACTTCCACCGCCACGCTACCCACGCGCCGCGAATTCCTCTCTCTGGCCGCCGGAGTCCTCTCCCCGGCGATTCTCGTCGCCGTGCCGGCGGCACGGGCGGCTTCGGACGAGGAGTACGTGAAGGACACGACGGAGGTGATCGGAAAGGTGAGATCGACGATGGCGAAGAACAAAGGGGACCCGGACATAGCGGACGCGGTGGCTGAGCTAAGAGAGGCGTCGAATTCTTGGGTGGCCAAGTACCGGCGGGAGAAGGCCCTCCTGGGGCGCGTGTCGTTCCGGGACATGTACTCGGCGCTCAACGCCGTGTCCGGTCATTATATCAGCTTCGGACCCACGGCGCCGATTCCGGCGAAGAGGAAGCAGAGGATCTTGGAAGAGATGGACACTGCAGAGAAGGCATTGCAACGAGGaagataa
- the LOC115997441 gene encoding uncharacterized protein LOC115997441 isoform X2: MQSNLVRFLDCTTPLVPSQFLAKNEIGSLNRLWHPLEREGFEYFTLGDLWSCYDEWSVYGAGVPVRLDTGETIVQYFVPYLSALQIFTSSASANSLRDESDSSCETRDSFSDSFSDESESEKLSRWDGCSSEEGMPEHDSLLQLNYRLGYQYFQYFERSTPYGRVPLMDKINGLAQRYPGLMSLRSVDLSPASWMAVAWYPIYHIPMGKTSKDLSTCFLTFHTLSSSFQDMDLDDDLNGRIRKQKAGESVPLPPFGLASYKLQGDVWISDKSGKDQERLVSLLSVADSWLKQLGVQHHDFNHFMGIRS, encoded by the exons ATGCAATCGAATCTTGTTCGCTTTCTGGATTGCACCACCCCTCTGGTCCCTTCCCAGTTTTTAGCTAAG AATGAGATTGGGAGCCTCAATAGGCTCTGGCATCCACTGGAGAGAGAGGGGTTTGAATACTTTACATTGGGTGATCTTTGGAGCTGTTATGATGAATGGAGTGTTTATGGGGCTGGAGTTCCAGTCAGATTGGACACTGGGGAAACCATAGTTCAGTATTTTGTGCCTTATTTGTCTGCCCTTCAAATCTTCACAAGCAGTGCCTCTGCAAATAGTCTAAG GGACGAGAGCGATTCGTCCTGCGAGACGAGGGATTCGTTTAGTGATTCCTTCAGTGATGAGAGCGAGAGCGAGAAGCTCTCGAGATGGGATGGGTGTTCCTCTGAGGAGGGTATGCCCGAGCACGACAGCCTCTTGCAACTAAATTATAGATTGGGATACCAATACTTTCAGTACTTTGAGCGTTCTACCCCGTATGGAAGAGTTCCTCTCATGGACAAG ATTAATGGCTTAGCTCAAAGGTACCCGGGATTAATGTCTCTAAGAAGTGTAGACCTTTCACCCGCTAGTTGGATGGCGGTTGCTTG GTACCCGATATATCACATTCCCATGGGAAAAACCAGCAAGGACTTGTCTACATGCTTTCTAACATTCCACACTCTCTCGTCGTCTTTTCAAG ATATGGACCTCGATGATGACTTGAACGGTCGAATTAGGAAGCAGAAAGCGGGGGAAAGCGTCCCCCTCCCGCCTTTCGGCTTGGCCTCGTACAAGCTGCAAGGGGACGTGTGGATTTCGGACAAAAGCGGGAAGGACCAAGAGAGGCTGGTGTCGCTGCTGAGCGTTGCCGATTCTTGGCTAAAGCAGTTAGGGGTCCAACACCACGATTTCAACCACTTCATGGGCATTCGGAGCTGA
- the LOC115997519 gene encoding mitogen-activated protein kinase kinase 5-like, with product MDPFDVEHPPQPVVLPDYLLPVTELPAYTAVTDLREFTDITEKPLKDGKVTLMEFGDNFFILKTVGFQTIANPLADEEYEIQRHLRFHSHLNIIQPILIQVEAARSITKIVYPYAPEGSLFGVQIPNEGTLAILAEQLLRAVRHLHAQGILHLSIQPRHLLVYRTGRLVVTGLGVGRLVRTAMRPVSPQHILVKARVRYGGAPFNIGARYLAPEYIRAAIERRDVYANADENAPAADMWAVGITLWELFVGNYPFDGVDFSNPDLPTIYNAIVAAAVPDFLTRASREFRQFLQCCLQIRPAERRTANQLLRHPFITGIFGRPVRRR from the coding sequence ATGGATCCCTTTGATGTTGAGCATCCGCCCCAGCCTGTTGTGCTACCTGACTATCTGTTACCTGTAACGGAGCTCCCCGCCTACACTGCTGTGACTGATTTGCGAGAGTTTACAGATATCACTGAGAAGCCTCTTAAAGACGGTAAAGTAACTCTAATGGAATTTGGAGATAATTTCTTCATCCTGAAGACAGTAGGATTCCAAACCATAGCGAATCCACTTGCGGATGAAGAATATGAAATTCAGCGGCACTTACGTTTTCACAGTCACTTGAACATAATTCAACCGATTCTTATACAAGTGGAGGCAGCTAGATCCATCACGAAGATAGTGTATCCCTATGCACCGGAAGGTTCATTGTTTGGGGTGCAAATCCCAAACGAGGGGACTTTGGCCATTTTGGCTGAGCAACTTTTGAGGGCTGTGAGGCATCTACATGCCCAAGGTATCCTGCATCTCTCTATTCAGCCTAGGCACCTACTAGTCTACCGTACTGGTAGACTCGTAGTGACTGGTTTGGGGGTGGGAAGGTTGGTGCGCACAGCTATGAGGCCAGTCAGTCCGCAACACATATTGGTTAAAGCACGTGTTAGATATGGAGGTGCACCTTTTAATATCGGAGCAAGGTACTTAGCGCCGGAGTACATTCGTGCCGCCATTGAGAGAAGGGATGTTTATGCCAATGCTGATGAAAATGCTCCTGCTGCTGATATGTGGGCAGTGGGCATAACACTCTGGGAATTGTTCGTGGGCAATTATCCATTCGACGGAGTTGATTTTAGTAATCCCGACCTCCCTACGATTTACAATGCAATAGTAGCCGCAGCTGTACCAGATTTCCTCACCCGGGCATCGCGGGAATTCCGCCAGTTCCTACAGTGTTGTCTGCAGATACGTCCGGCGGAGAGAAGAACCGCAAATCAATTACTAAGGCATCCATTTATTACTGGGATATTTGGGAGGCCTGTACGGCGGCGGTAa
- the LOC115997441 gene encoding uncharacterized protein LOC115997441 isoform X1, producing MAVDRSSMQSNLVRFLDCTTPLVPSQFLAKNEIGSLNRLWHPLEREGFEYFTLGDLWSCYDEWSVYGAGVPVRLDTGETIVQYFVPYLSALQIFTSSASANSLRDESDSSCETRDSFSDSFSDESESEKLSRWDGCSSEEGMPEHDSLLQLNYRLGYQYFQYFERSTPYGRVPLMDKINGLAQRYPGLMSLRSVDLSPASWMAVAWYPIYHIPMGKTSKDLSTCFLTFHTLSSSFQDMDLDDDLNGRIRKQKAGESVPLPPFGLASYKLQGDVWISDKSGKDQERLVSLLSVADSWLKQLGVQHHDFNHFMGIRS from the exons ATGGCTGTGGACAGGAGCTCAATGCAATCGAATCTTGTTCGCTTTCTGGATTGCACCACCCCTCTGGTCCCTTCCCAGTTTTTAGCTAAG AATGAGATTGGGAGCCTCAATAGGCTCTGGCATCCACTGGAGAGAGAGGGGTTTGAATACTTTACATTGGGTGATCTTTGGAGCTGTTATGATGAATGGAGTGTTTATGGGGCTGGAGTTCCAGTCAGATTGGACACTGGGGAAACCATAGTTCAGTATTTTGTGCCTTATTTGTCTGCCCTTCAAATCTTCACAAGCAGTGCCTCTGCAAATAGTCTAAG GGACGAGAGCGATTCGTCCTGCGAGACGAGGGATTCGTTTAGTGATTCCTTCAGTGATGAGAGCGAGAGCGAGAAGCTCTCGAGATGGGATGGGTGTTCCTCTGAGGAGGGTATGCCCGAGCACGACAGCCTCTTGCAACTAAATTATAGATTGGGATACCAATACTTTCAGTACTTTGAGCGTTCTACCCCGTATGGAAGAGTTCCTCTCATGGACAAG ATTAATGGCTTAGCTCAAAGGTACCCGGGATTAATGTCTCTAAGAAGTGTAGACCTTTCACCCGCTAGTTGGATGGCGGTTGCTTG GTACCCGATATATCACATTCCCATGGGAAAAACCAGCAAGGACTTGTCTACATGCTTTCTAACATTCCACACTCTCTCGTCGTCTTTTCAAG ATATGGACCTCGATGATGACTTGAACGGTCGAATTAGGAAGCAGAAAGCGGGGGAAAGCGTCCCCCTCCCGCCTTTCGGCTTGGCCTCGTACAAGCTGCAAGGGGACGTGTGGATTTCGGACAAAAGCGGGAAGGACCAAGAGAGGCTGGTGTCGCTGCTGAGCGTTGCCGATTCTTGGCTAAAGCAGTTAGGGGTCCAACACCACGATTTCAACCACTTCATGGGCATTCGGAGCTGA
- the LOC115997495 gene encoding uncharacterized protein At4g04980-like: MAIGLRILPSPPSRKNSSKRPQVGKPSWDEDDDPVNSNAKSHPVSPPTPSLELQRGIPLRSLSINLPLLSPAKPLRLAYLGKSPSPSPPAKPAQAMAPGAGAAPPPPPPPEASKHLRAKKAIGKLKRSVRMVKWYQTLKRKLEGQMQQVKNAVGKKTRVQGTSGEKHGLDEAIAEMMKRSAYFQLIEEDVSNHHQEIIQLRSAIHSFQTKDMQKLLQFHKEVEEQLEKLIDETKVLTRFEDFPVKKLESLREASALYSKLKEIIDTLQNWKIESPLGEFLDKVESFFNKIKVEMEAVERNKDEQAKKFQGHNISFDFNILVRVKESMVDISSSCMELALKERREASEAKRRGSVKQLWRAFQLAFRIYSFAGGQDDRADRLTEELAQEITDAQT, encoded by the exons ATGGCCATTGGGTTACGCATCTTACCATCACCCCCATCAAGAAAAAATTCCAGCAAAAGGCCACAG GTTGGAAAGCCTTCAtgggatgaagatgatgatccTGTTAATTCCAATGCCAAAAGCCATCCAGTTTCTCCACCAACTCCCAGTCTTGAATTGCAGAGAGGAATTCCGCTGCGGTCACTGTCGATTAATCTCCCCCTACTTTCACCTGCAAAGCCTCTTAGATTAGCTTATCTTGGCAAGAGCCCGAGCCCGAGCCCACCTGCCAAACCAGCTCAAGCAATGGCACCGGGGGCGGGGGCTGCTCCACCGCCTCCTCCACCACCCGAGGCTTCAAAACACCTCCGTGCCAAGAAGGCCATTGGCAAACTGAAAAGATCAGTCCGGATGGTGAAATGGTATCAAACTCTGAAGAGGAAACTGGAGGGGCAGATGCAACAGGTGAAAAATGCGGTGGGGAAGAAAACTCGGGTTCAGGGTACCTCTGGGGAAAAACATGGATTGGATGAAGCAATTGCAGAGATGATGAAGAG ATCAGCATATTTTCAGCTTATCGAGGAAGATGTTAGTAATCACCACCAAGAAATCATCCAGTTGAGATCAGCCATACATTCTTTCCAGACAAAGGACATGCAGAAGCTTCTGCAATTTCACAAGGAAGTGGAGGAACAACTAGAGAAGTTAATCGATGAAACTAAG GTGCTGACAAGGTTCGAAGATTTCCCCGTAAAGAAACTGGAATCGCTGAGGGAAGCATCAGCATTGTACTCGAAACTGAAAGAGATTATCGACACCTTGCAGAACTGGAAGATTGAGTCTCCTCTTGGGGAGTTTCTGGATAAGGTTGAGAGCTTCTTCAACAAG ATTAAAGTAGAAATGGAAGCTGTGGAAAGAAACAAAGATGAGCAGGCAAAGAAATTTCAGGGACACAACATCTCATTTGACTTCAACATCCTAGTCAGAGTGAAAGAATCCATGGTGGACATTTCTTCAAGTTGCATGGAGTTGGCACTCAAG GAAAGAAGGGAAGCAAGTGAAGCGAAAAGGCGAGGGAGCGTAAAGCAATTATGGAGGGCATTTCAGCTCGCGTTTCGCATCTACAGCTTTGCAGGAGGCCAAGATGACCGTGCAGACAGATTAACTGAAGAACTGGCTCAAGAAATTACCGATGCTCAAACTTAA